GCTATTCTGAAAAAGGGTGAGCAGAAAAGGAGAATATTATGCCTCGAAGAGGACCTGCGCCAAAAAGAGAAAGCATTCCCGACCCGGTTACTGACGATATTATCGTTGGCAAAGTCATAAATGTCGTCATGAAAAAGGGGAAAAAGACGGCTGCACGCAGGATCGTGTACACGACACTCGACAAGATTCGGGAGAAAACGGGAGAGGAGCCCATCGCTGTTATGAAAAAAGCGATCGAGAATGTGAGGCCTGTCCTCGAGGTGAGGCCGAGAAGGGTGGGGGGAGCAACGTATCAGGTCCCCGTTGAGGTAAGGCCGGCCAAGCAGCTCTCACTCGCCATACGATGGATAGTGCAATTTGCAAGAAACCGATCTGAAAAAACAATGACGGAAAAACTGACGAACGAACTTCTCGATGCATACAACAAACGGGGTGGCTCGATCAAGAAAAAGGAAGACACCCATAAAATGGCCGAGGCTAACAAAGCCTTTGCCCACTATAGATGGTAGCGTTTGGAGGCCGAATTGGCACGCGCGGTCCCGCTGAAAAAACAGAGAAACATCGGCATAATGGCCCATATCGATGCCGGTAAGACAACCACAACGGAGAGGATTCTCTACTATACGGGTGTGTCCCACAGGATGGGAGAGGTCCACGAAGGAACTGCAACGATGGACTGGATGGAGCAGGAGCAGGAGAGGGGAATTACCATAACATCTGCCTCCACGACCTGCTTCTGGAGGGATTTCCGGATCAATATCATCGATACGCCGGGACACGTTGACTTCACAATAGAAGTGGAGAGGGCGCTTCGAGTCCTCGATGGGGTGGTTGCCGTCTTTTGC
The window above is part of the Deltaproteobacteria bacterium genome. Proteins encoded here:
- the rpsG gene encoding 30S ribosomal protein S7 — its product is MPRRGPAPKRESIPDPVTDDIIVGKVINVVMKKGKKTAARRIVYTTLDKIREKTGEEPIAVMKKAIENVRPVLEVRPRRVGGATYQVPVEVRPAKQLSLAIRWIVQFARNRSEKTMTEKLTNELLDAYNKRGGSIKKKEDTHKMAEANKAFAHYRW